The sequence ATATctagtttgaccaaaaaaagaaaaagagtagtGCACATGTGTTACAATATAGGCGGTTTCGATCTTgcttaaacaaaattatagagACAAAGAAAAGTGTTTGTTTATTCGGTCTACACTTCCTTTACTTCAAGCCTATATACTTCAGATCTAATCGTGACACAAACTAATTCTTTCAATAGAATTTAAACTCGGATATCTTTCTCGATTGGTTTGACCATTTTGGACACTTGAAAAGACCACTCTACTTACCCAAATGCTTGGGTAGCTATTAGGGTATGTTCTATTCGATACCACTTAATGTTTGTTTTGGACGTAATACTCtttataatttcataaataGTGTCATTCTTtacataaaataacaaaaagtataGAAATTTCTACTCTCTTTGTAATAGATTCAGTAATATTATTCTCTAATCACtgtaataaatttaaatgacagCAATAGAACTGAAAATTAGTTTAAACTAGATATGAGTCATATGACTAACCAACAATGATCACTATCAATAAACATGATAAAGtagcaaaattttaattaatacatgcTGTAGATTGTATATTATTGCATCATAACTACAAAATCTTAATGAATTGATAATTAGTTTGataagtaaagtttttttttgtcaaaccaaagCTTTCAATTAATTAGAGTTTGGTACAAAGGTGAGTTTGATAACATGATAAAGTagcaaaattttagttaatacATATTGTAGATTGTATATTATTGCATCATAACTACAAAATCTTAATGAATTGGTAATTAGTTTGATaaataaaggtttttttttgtcaaagcaAAGCTTCAATTAATTAGAGTTTGGTACAAAGGAGAGTTTGATAACCTGATAAAGTAGCAAAAATTTATATCCCACCATATTTTGATGGGAGCATATCTATATGCTTGAGAAGCCCGACGGCTGCTATGGTTTCCCATCTGAGTGATTTCGTATTTATGTATGCGACTTTAACTGAGAGGCAAGAGAAAATAACTTAGAGTGAAAAACATGTTATAAAAATGATGTCACCTTTGTGAAATGTGACAATTGGATTGCATTTGCCAtatcatttttgtaaatatgaaaattaaatattccaTATTTCCACATCATCAATCCGAGTGACTTCCAATAATTGGATTTCATATGAGTGATTTTGTATGTGTCTATGACTTAGGAAAGAGAAGAATGTAGTGCGAAAATGGTTATGTCTCCACATCATGAATCCAAGTGAAATGTTATGATTGGATTACATTTACCACATCATTTTTGTAAATacgaaaattaaatattttgtgtaatcctattttatttttctgcattTAATATGTTATAAGGAAATAAGTAAACGATGTAAGTGACAAGGAAGACACCAAAGAAAATGGTGAAGATAATAGTCTATTAGTCTTAGTGAGATAAGTATAGATTAAACTTTTGTAAAGTCTCTTGACTGTAATATGTAAGAAATTGAAAAGTTTCTCTTGATTGTAATCTATAATAAATTGAAAAGTTTATCATGCGTTATTATAGAATACATTCAAGAATATACAAACATATCTCACCAAGATAATACACATATAAACATcactattttctttgttttcttgcttctttAAGAAATacacacaagtttttttttatcaaattaataattaactcattaacattttcaaacttACTAAGAAATACAaatccaattttaaaatggCTAATGCAATGTATTCTTAGTTACTGTTGTTTAGTTGTtgcaaaaaattaaaatgagaTAAATTCGATGAAAATTGAATTGATAGCTTTATTAACTAGAAAACTTTTGGTTTTCTACATCACTCACACACatgttttgataattttgatgttttgaaaTGACAATTGCCATATCAAAAACTTTAATTATGATATAGTTTGAATGTTTTGTGTCTTTACTACTATGGAAtctttttgtccaaaaaaataaaataaaaatactactatggaatcttgaattttaatatatatatattactagaaAGTAGCCCACGTTATGCATGGgttatgtatgcattattaatttgaaataaagaatAAAGTTTCTATTCAGTTGTATATGAAATGTACATGTAATTGTTACTATATgtattgaaaattaatttttataatattacggtttaactataatattttaatatatatttgttatatgatgCTTCATAAAAGAGTCATTTtgagatagagaaaaaaagttaaagtacacagtattgtttaaaatatttaaacaatatgttactATACTTATAGGACCATTGTTTAAGCTACcgcaaaatcaatttaatttggtattctcgttaagtaattaagattaattttatttatttacacttttttttttggaaaaaaaactgataaatagtctaaaaagaaaattgtaagaccttactatataattactttgatagataatttaatgtttttctatatattaattttactttcatcatctaaaagtaatacttaacaacaaataattttaaaagaaatatcttcttttgtaatccattttcaataatatccttatatatatacaaaataactaaattctaaaccctaaacaccaAATACTAAACATACTAAAGATTATAATACAAACATTATCTCTCCATCACTCTTGAATCAACTTGCCtcaactttttatgttttgtgaatgatttcatcaataaaacatttaacttttataaattttatactatgAAGTATTGATGTACCATTTTTTCCATTGCTTGCTTTCTTTACGACTCACTTTATCTCtgtataattaactttttttttctcggtcCAAACGTTTGAAGTGCCTTTGATATGCCTCCATCTTCATGGATAGTGATTCTCCACAATCCAGCATGGCCAATAATATTGTTATATGAAACAAATTCCCTTTTcatccaacaaaatgaaaatgttgccACAAATCATATTCCGGCCTTATTTCCAtttatcattgatttttttttttcaacatataATCGGCAAGGCCCGATTCATAGCCAGTCCCTACTAAGCGGGATAACGTGACATAGTGGAATCGAACTCCGGTGGGTCGGTCGCAGAGGTGGTgctgtaaccacttgactaaaaaAGACTTCCCAccattgaaaattttaaaaattatgtgggACTGTATTAAATGGTTATATTAgacaatactccctctgttcctGATTACtccatattttaggattttcaaacatattaaaaacacatattaaaaaCTGACTTTACTTGCATTACTTTTTTGTGGTTAACGAATTTTAACCAAGAATATTCAGtcctttttttattaagtttacaatttgttattaattacttattaaaaatatatagaaaacctaaaaattgttttttgtgcaacatttgtttttctctagaaAATGGATTAATAAGGAATGGATGGAGTAGAATTTAGTGAGGAAAATATATTGTGActattataatatacatattatttgatGGCCTTTAAACATACtgtaatataaatttgtggTCTAAGGTTGTTTAGTCTGCTTGTCCTCCAGAACTGGCTTGGCTCCTTTCTCAATAAGATGTtaaaataaacacataaacCTAAAATAAAGACGTTTAACTAATCCTCAGGAAAGTTAAAATAATGGCTACATATGTAAAAACCAAGAGTAAATAttgattaaaaagtaaataaaggaattcagattaaaatttggttaatcACTTTAGCTAGCCTTTAATATCCATTGATTCCATTCCATGACTTCTATATAATAGAGTTCTGCTAGATTCACTAAGCtataaatctacaaaaataaaaatactaaataacaTCAAATTGTAATTTGATCGTTAACaaatttggttaagaaaatgggaaacaaaattattttactaaatGTACCTTGTCAATGCATCTATGTAACtattctaccaaaaataaaatgcgTCTACGTAactataaaagttggaaaataCTTAGCCATGtttttcactcttcttctcatctgtGAAACACAGAACACATAAAATATATCTTGATTATGGAGAAAAAGggtatatttattttggttaattataaGGACCCCTTGCTAGACATCAAACCTATGTTTGGATCatcaaggattggagaagggtaccatcataatcaagaaacatGACGATCTTTTTTCCTCTTGTAGCGTTGATGATATATGTTATAACAGGTCTAGAATTTGAGAGTAAATTTGAGTCTAAGTATTTAAGTAAATGTCTACCTATGGCTATATATACGTACCCTATTTGAATGTTAGATATATGTTACTCTtaggttcaaaatattttattaacagttACAAATTTGGGAATTATGGAATTTGGTGTCATAACTTTTGTAACATTAATATTTGCAAACGGAAATCTTTTCATTAGACTAAATACATTTCAATGCATGgttattgaaattataaatcTCTTTAATGCATGGTAAAAGCAATTTGTAACCCACTAcatgatattaaatataaaatttttatatttattccatataagaaataatcaaacttaatgatttaattaatactattttaaatatgtcacttacaattttctaatgaaagaaatagatagaaaatcaagaaaatcaacatatatgaaaaaacttctttgtatatatatatatatatatatatataatttgaacaTGACAACAATTCTGAAATGCTCTTGACAAGATCGATTTTATGTTGGTATGTGTATTGATATAAAAGGAAAAGCTATTGTTGTGTAATctatcataatttaataggaTTTTAGTGGAAGTGTGGAGCTGACTATAAATTTATTGCCTactcaattaatgaaagaaaatattatatgattctaaaacatgtaaaaattaaggtttataaaattacataaaagcttaatcataatcatgtatttaaactattccatttctcatccaagatatggtttttattatgatttttcttttttttataaaatagtgtgtgtgtgtgtgttttcactTTAAAGGAtatatgaaagaaataaaattaaatgaaatgtaagaaaaatgtgtaaagtagatgtatcaaatatcagttatttattagtaaatgttatagaatattatattttgtatcatatatataatatgagattttattataaaacaatctgattttgtttgacaaaagaacttaagatataaaagtagatttaaaaatatatgtcaattttactaatattaagaagagaaatatgattatttggaattagaaatgatataaatttgttttaaaagagtAAAATGGAAATAAAGGATGACATGTGTCACTAAAAAAGAATGCCAAATGTCGTAATGTgagtaaaagttagaaaaaactttctcatattatataagatagaTGTATAGTTAAACACAAAAACGatactattatttataaaacaaaaataaaatgttaaaacgAAAACTTTTTCAAAACGTAGGAACTAGTTGATTAGCTTTTTAGACTACCTATCGTGTTGTAGCATATTACCAAATTGTTCCTGGGAGGAgcggttgaaaaaaaaatcacaaaaaagaCATAGTATTAACAATCATTCCATCATTAGTTGGATTTAGTTTTAGAGTAAATTGCGACACCATGTAATTTTGCTTATGAAACTTCATAATATAGCTCATAACATAGACATTTCCCAAGGAAGTAGTTAACGATAAACCAAAATAGAATTAACTTCTACTTCTCAGCTAACTAAAAGAAGATGGCACTCTCCCCATAATGGTTCGCATCCAACATATCGTGCCTTAAACCAAAATTCCAACGTTGTTGATAAACCAAAATTGCAACTTTATTGGATAAACTTCGCTTACATTATTGTATATCTTACAtaaattcaaacacaataataaATTTACTTAGCGTAGATGGTTAAACTGTATCGAGTTCGAATCTACGTGTTATCTTTTTATAATGGGAGAAAAGGCGATTAGTCCTCCTCTCTCCTAAGACGATAGAAAAGGCGATTAGTTTTCTCTACCCTAATTCCCGCCGCCCACCGGCTTCTCGCCGGTTGGCGAGAATTTTTCACGATgacaaggaagaaaaagaagaagggatCTCGCCCCTTAGTCCCTGGAACCTCTCAATTCGCTCGATTTGCCTCTTCAACAACTCAGTTGACCTCCCCTCGCCAAAGGGTTGATGGCCCTCTGCTTGCGGAAGACACCCCTTCTCTACCACCTGTGGTAGCTTCTCCGGAGGTTCTTGCGACACCTTCAGCGAACCCGGATACAGATCGCCTTGCCTCTGTTTCCTTGGTTCCTGAGCCGGTTGAGGACGCACCCTCCCCTCCCGAGATCCCGGTCACTCTGGTCTCCGGTACTTCCTCAGTCGCTGTTGAGGCCTCCGCCTCTGGCACTTTTCAACCAAATTTAACCGTTGTCTCCCTGGGTGCCTCGGACCCGATGGCTCCCTCGGTCAGTGTTCCGCCTAAAGCGGGAAAAAGATGGACCTCTCTCTTCGGTGAATCATCTCAATTGGAAGAAGTGGGGTCTCCGTCGCAGCACATCTCTGGGGTCCCCTTTGTTCTTATCCCGGATGAGAATATAGAAGCTGCTAGGGAAGAGTTTAAAGACTTTATCTTTGCCCAATTTCACGGGAACCTCCTGACATGGGTCGGGTTATAGGCGTCGTTAATGCGCTTTGGGCTTGTTCGGGTCCTCGCatttttgttcacaaaattgGCTATGGTGCCTTTCTACTGCGGGTCACTAACCCTAGAACCAGAGCTATTCTTCTGGGACGAAATGTCTGGAACATTGCAGGCTTCCCCATGTTTGTCTCTCCTTGGTCCCCGGAGTTTACTCCCAACTCCCCTCCGATAACCTCAGCTGCTATCACTGTGGAATTACGCGGGGTTCCTTATCTGCTATTCAACAAGCAGAGTCTTAGTCGGATTGCTACTGCGGTTGGAAAACCGGTAGCTCTTGCCCCGGAAACTGAGAGGAAGGAGAACTTCGAGGTTGCTAAGGTCCTAGTCCGCATTGACCTCACCAAGGAGCTCCCCTCTAAGGTAATCACGGGCTTCTCTGATGGTCGTGAAGTGGAGGTTGACGTCTCCTATCCTTGGTTGCCCCCTAAATGTTCAGTATGCTGTGCATATGGCCACGACATCTCCTCCTGTCCTTCTAGGCCTTCTAGCCAACGTAAATGCGCTAATAGGTCCCGTAGTCGACCCCGTAGCAGGCGACGCTCACGGCAAGGAAGATCTCCTGATAGTAAACCATCTCAAAGGATTTGGAGAATCAAGGGAGGGTTAGAGACCGAGCAGTCAATCCCGAGGCTTGAACCTGATCACCCTCCTCCTGGTAATTCCCCCGGGGAACATTCGGATAGGAATGAGGAGCTTAGCTCAGCAAATCAAATTTTGGATTGGCTAGCTTCAGAGATTTATCGTGCACCAACCTCTGTTATGGCTCCGGTGGAGGACCTANNNNNNNNNNNNNNNNNNNNNNNNNNNNNNNNNNNNNNNNNNNNNNNNNNNNNNNNNNNNACTTTAAATAGAGTGGGTTGGGCTTCAGTATGGTTTCAATAATTAAGTTTATTAGTATGTATTTAAGATCTACCTGTGATACAAGTTAATATGAAATTTGCCTGACCTCACAAGATTGATAGGTCCATCTATTTTGTTATTCGTTTACTTACCAAATCATCACTAGGGTTATCAGGGTGACAGGGTCTGATAACACTTACAATGGACTAAAAAAAGTATGTTCCTTTGTGTAATCACTAACTCGTTGATATATTTATTCTACAATGAATTACTTGTTTCCCCATAACTGATTTGGGGACAAGTCGTCGCTGAAATATGCCACAGAACCAATAActactaaacaaataaatagtAACAATGATACAAACAATCAATATGTTGTTTCTCCTCGTTAGTAACTTGAACTTCAGCAATATTGAAACAAACATGGTCATTAAACAACAAGCTTTACGTTTCTTGTCACTCATTCTGCCTGAACATCATAATTTAGTGTTCGATCATCAGTTTACATtattttcggtttggttttggctttCCGGACAAGCAATTATATTAGTACTTTAGTAGAATTAAAACTGAATCCGGTTTTTGGGTGGACGGTTTGGATCGGTTTGTTCAGGTTATCCAGACTCCAGACTGGATAATATTTCGTTAGTGCTAATCAAAAGCCTACACGAAATTATTCCTAACCACATCGTAATACTATTTTGAACAATAATATCAAAAACACAtatcattagaaaaataaaatccgCAGACTGATAGTATCGAACTGACAGATTGAGCCATATAAACTAGCGTAGCCTAATCAATGAGTTAAATCCGAACGACCAAATCAGCTAGTTTGGTCCAATTATTTTGTGCATGACAACAATGATATTTATTTACCCACGAACAACAATGACAAGACATGGTCCCCTCTTTTTCTTAAGTCTTAACATATACGCGTTTGGTTagaaaaatatttccttttctaCTTATAATTACTTTATCAAAAATCCTAAATGATAAGGAGGCTCCCCCATGTTCACGGTTTCATTCCCTAGCATTACCCGTTATGTCTAGATTTTCGTAAAACATTGACTATTCCTACTTTTATGCTTATGCTTATATGATGGTAGATGACTAACTTTTTAGGTGCTGAAAACTGAAAagtataaaacattttttttttatactagtttttgttttggttcgaATAAGTTTTAGAAGCACGTTGCAATCAGTTGTCTAAATAGATATATCATCTGAGTTTTTGGTAAAAGAATATAGAAACACagacaaaaataatattcacTCTGTCCCTAATAGtgttctaaaatttatttttgtcccCAATAGATCgaatttgtatattaaaaaattaaactagtatttctactttatttttttcacatatGGCATCTATCTaatggtttatattttcttttctacccaaaaataattagaaactaatttacaaataaaaatgaaagtttttcttaatatgtgtgattATATCTAAACATCAATTTATCAGGCACAAAAGGTAAATAAGACTAAAGTAAATAAAACCTCAACCATACTTCTTAACACAAAAAGGTATTTGTCAGAAGTTTTGCCTCttttccattcattttttttgtcttaactTTCAATTCAGATCCAATTTGTTTAGACATGCTCTCAAGAATATATAATCCGCACCGGAATGATTATTTCCATTAATTGAACTTCTTTTTATAAGCTCACACATATGCATATTGAGTCATAACGCCTTATTGATATGGGTTAAAACTCAATATTCTCTTTCCCTCCTCCAACCTTCTCTTGGTTCTTTGCCTAGTCACATGACTTTTTTTACTCGAAGGTGGAAGAGATTTTGGGAGGACAACCTCACTTTTGTCCACGCTAACTATGTTACTTTTATGATGTTATTATTCCAGGCCCCATAACAATACTTAGAGGCCAACTTCCGAGAACCATATACTGAACAATACAAAGGAGAAGTTTTGCTAAGTTGTCTTCCGGCAATCGAGCCACTAACCAAAacaatgacatttttttgtGACGAACAAtcttcaagaaaaacaaaaaaggttgtgAATTCTGATGATTTTCTTGAATAGGTAGACAGATAGCACAAAACCATAATtctacatttttcattttttttaaaaagttacagTAGTCATACATTTTGATGGAAATACCCTTGAGTCGACATAATTCTACTGTTTATGTGCTTAATCGAAGGGCATTGTTCTCATGCTAGCTAATGGTGATGGACAACAAtgacttctgattttttttttttttctttgacaaacttttacaatgtttccaaaatatttaacaaCTTTTGGAAAGCTTCATAGGTtctcaaaaaaattcaattttttttaattccaaaaaaaggcaaagaaaattgttgttgataataaacatacaaagaattttttttaaaacataaccctaaatattaaaatatatatttaacatatatacaataGTTTATTTAGCAAgtcttttcaaaaaatattctaaagGTTTTAAAATTTCACAATCAAATCAGAAAACCACAAGCAGGCTTTCGAAAACTTCCGTAATTCTTTAGAAACTTTTACGTGTCGccaaattatttatatacattttttaaactCTAAATATCGTGAAATTAATGTAAGCTATGATCCAAAATTCCAAATAACTCTCACAGACACAGGCCAGCAAAATTCCAAATACTACTTTATTAAAATATTCAcctacaaaaaataattttcaaatggGAAATACAAGAGAGTAACTCTCTCACGGGCCAGCATATAATTCTCAGTACGGAATCTGGTCTGGTCTCCCTAACGAATTCTTCACTGAACAGAGGACTGAGAGAGCATGATTAGCTCTGTAAAtgtgatttaattaatataagctaagattattgattattgattattaattatattcgtgagaatattaattaataagctaagtttttaattaaaaagttgGTTAGGGGAGCGCATATGGAGCGTACGATTTCGTCTTAAAAAAAAGTCGAAgccacttaaaaaaaaaaaagaataatgaaaattttgaaataacaaagagaagaaacgaaGCCACATGCCTTGAACCAAAGTTACCGTTGTCTTATACAAACTTAGAAGTAAATCGTTTCTTTCCCCTAATCATCCAACGGTTATATTCTCATTGTAGCcgtccctttttaaaaaaaaattaaacactttttctaatatcttttttttttttgtttttatctttcttcttttgcttattTCATCCCCTTGTTCAGATTCGACTGTATCAGACTTTCAGATTCTCTTCGTTTTCTTAAtgctcttctccttcttgttcTCTCTTTGTGGGTTTCTCTTGgaataatcaaaattttaaaaaaatggttaaTTCATGTGAGAACAAAGTCTCTGTTGTTGAATCCACTACAACTACGATTCTTCAAGGTAAGTCCTTGTATGAGAATTTCGAGGTCTTATATACCAATGGAGAATTCTGACAGAATGTGttgtgttctttcttttgttctgtttaGATGAAACGAGAAGTAGAAAAATCGGAcaagagatgatgaagagagagaagagaagagtgttGGGTGTGATTAACCATAATAATCTTGTTGGTGGTGCAAGTGTTGTTAACAAGAGAGGAAGCTTATTATTATCTAAGTACGTTTTAACTTAAATCTCTCTAATCTCACAAGTTTGTCTCTCTTTTCAATTTGGTTGTGCTTATATGGggttttgattgatttgaatcagtaagcaacaagaagaaggaattcaaaagaagaagtttaATTCTCTGCGTCCACCAGTTACAAGGTATATAAAGCTTCAATCTTtttcaatttgtgtttttttttttttgtcttgattTGAAATTGATAGAAAGATCTAAGATTGTTTTGAATCTGCAGATCTGGAGTTGAAGAGGAGGCTAAGAAGAGGCTGAAGCCAACAGTTCCAAGTTCAAATGATTTTGGTGAGTCTATATATgttgatgaagaggaagaggaagctaCATTGGACCAACCGATGCCTGAAGCTGATCTAATGGTAAAACAAGAACATTCACAATGCTGAATTTGTAGCTTTACTTCAATCCATaaatcaatgatttttattgaaACTTTGATTTGGATAGGAGGAAATTGAGATGGAGGATGTAACAGTGGAAGAACCGGTTCTGGATATTGATGTCTTAGATGCCAAGAACTCACTTGCAGCTGTTGAATACGTTCAAGATCTATACGCATTCTACCGAGCAATGGAGGTAAAAGTATTGTATCTGTGTTTTGAAgcaagaagtggtttgagagcTTGTTTAAGACagttctttgattttgaaattgcaGAGCTTTAGCTGTGTTCCAGTAGATTATATGATGCACCAAATCGATTTAAACGACAAGATGAGAGCAATACTAATAGACTGGTTAATAGAGGTAATATTATCCACAACATTTTacagttctctctctctgcattGTACTGTGTAGTTTGGTAGAGGCTAAAGAAGATCATCTTTGGTAAACTTTTCAGGTACATGACAAGTTTGATCTGATGAACGAGACACTGTTTCTCACAGTGAATCTGATAGATAGATTCTTATCCAAGCAAGCTGTTATGAGAAAGAAGCTTCAGCTTGTAGGTTTAGTGGCTTTGCTCTTAGCTTGCAAGTACGAAGAGGTTTCTGTTCCTGTTGTCCAAGATTTAGTACTCATTTCTGACAAAGCTTATACGAGGGAAGACGTTCTTGAGATGGTAAAGACTAGGGTGGTTTTTTACATACAAGCTTCATTTATGTTGAGACGTTCTCTGATTGAATGATTCTGTTTCTCTTTACAGGAGAAAGCAATGTTGAGTACTTTGCAATTCAATATTTCATTGCC comes from Camelina sativa cultivar DH55 chromosome 19, Cs, whole genome shotgun sequence and encodes:
- the LOC104767065 gene encoding cyclin-B2-1-like, which translates into the protein MVNSCENKVSVVESTTTTILQDETRSRKIGQEMMKREKRRVLGVINHNNLVGGASVVNKRGSLLLSNKQQEEGIQKKKFNSLRPPVTRSGVEEEAKKRLKPTVPSSNDFGESIYVDEEEEEATLDQPMPEADLMEEIEMEDVTVEEPVLDIDVLDAKNSLAAVEYVQDLYAFYRAMESFSCVPVDYMMHQIDLNDKMRAILIDWLIEVHDKFDLMNETLFLTVNLIDRFLSKQAVMRKKLQLVGLVALLLACKYEEVSVPVVQDLVLISDKAYTREDVLEMEKAMLSTLQFNISLPTQYPFLKRFLMAAQADKKCEVLASFLIELALVDYEMLRFQPSLLAATSVYTAQCTLDGFRQWNSTCEFYCHYSEDQLMECSRKLVSLHQKAATGNLTGVYRKYNTSKFGYIAKCEAAHFLVLSS